In a genomic window of Brassica rapa cultivar Chiifu-401-42 chromosome A10, CAAS_Brap_v3.01, whole genome shotgun sequence:
- the LOC103844724 gene encoding NAC domain-containing protein 5 has translation MVDPPVGYRFHPTDEEIVGDYVRPKNIESNTSRVDEVMNTVDIYEFDPWELPYKSRINSTDEVWYFFGCKKDQQNRGERQSRRTKSGFWKKTGVTMDIMRKRGNREKIGEKRVFVFQYSKILGGPSKPKSDWVMHEHVATFLSPDSPNQTMMMMKYTVCKVMFKGDERVLSSSSSSSAGQIQHHHLSLIPHVNSNNSGGLSSETEVVGHFTTISFCVLPFLMSLRLNYRIHVSLLAFLIWRKKLCSWMKFSGVSTTRQLMIGTVCSVMMRNRGILCLCRRIATITDLKCHLLVFSLVIAMMTVILIPYLQELQQAPLKLRALVLLLVAQIIPQTCQNLLPAQLLSQGR, from the exons ATGGTGGATCCACCAGTGGGTTACAGATTCCATCCGACGGACGAGGAGATAGTGGGAGATTACGTGAGGCCGAAGAACATCGAGAGTAACACGAGCCGTGTAGATGAAGTCATGAACACAGTCGATATATATGAATTCGACCCATGGGAGTTACCTT ACAAGTCGAGGATCAACTCGACAGATGAGGTTTGGTACTTCTTCGGTTGTAAGAAGGACCAACAGAACAGAGGAGAGAGACAGAGCAGGAGAACCAAGTCTGGTTTCTGGAAGAAAACCGGAGTTACAATGGATATCATGCGAAAGAGAGGTAATCGCGAGAAGATTGGTGAGAAAAGGGTTTTCGTGTTTCAGTACAGTAAGATTCTTGGTGGGCCGTCGAAACCCAAATCCGATTGGGTTATGCACGAACATGTCGCTACCTTCTTGTCTCCTGACTCTCCTAATCAG acgatgatgatgatgaaatatACAGTGTGTAAAGTAATGTTCAAGGGTGACGAGAgagttttatcttcttcttcttcctcttctgctGGTCAAATTCAGCATCATCATCTCTCTTTGATCCCTCATGTGAACAGCAATAATTCTGGAGGACTGAGTTCAGAGACAGAGGTGGTAGGTCACTTCACAACCATCTCTTTTTGTGTTCTTCCCTTTCTCATGAGTCTTCGTTTGAATTACAGGATCCACGTCAGTTTACTGGCTTTCCTCATTTGGAGGAAGAAACTATGTTCGTGGATGAAATTCTCAGGGGTTTCAACAACCCGCCAACTGATGATTGGAACAGTTTGTTCAGTAATGATGAGGAACAGGGGAATACTATGTTTATGCAGGAGGATCGCAACGATTACCGACCTAAAATGTCACTTACTGGTGTTTTCATTGGTCATAGCGATGATGACAGTGATTCTGATTCCATATCTTCAAGAACTACAACA GGCTCCATTAAAACTTCGAGCACTTGTGTTACTTTTGGTTGCTCAAATCATCCCACAGACCTGTCAGAATCTCCTTCCAGCTCAACTATTGAGTCAGGGTCGGTAA
- the LOC103844602 gene encoding uncharacterized calcium-binding protein At1g02270, giving the protein MQSYHHNRSSSSSRRRSIVQRSRFILPCFSSSPLSLFVVLAAAVPFPIYFSGLLSSLSGRNNKAASTMRVNSNIASTNITCTTFNVLAPIYKRVDQQNQSIRESQFRALWLTRNQKILDLLLNQRSSVISLQEVWVGNEELVNMYHDRLASAGYTTFQLARTNARGDGLLTAIHKDYFKLVNYRELLFNDFGDRVAQLLHVKSIVPFPLNENQDVQQEVLIVNTHLLFPHDSSLSLARLHQVYKILEYLEAYQKENKLTHMPIILCGDWNGSKRGHVYKFLRSQGFISSYDVAHQYTDSDAHRWVSHRNHRGNICGVDFIWLCNPSSSNSRKPLRTSWVEAVFSIIKYQVQKASIAEDKAFAFLGENNHSDSLTYSGFCQALQKVNLTGMPHGLSFQETKELWDRADIDGNGVFDYEELKKMWNMTVMVQSENCKESMMETKKEEGEDKEEEAIGLKVKKAVLFPEEAEKGMWPENYNLSDHACLTVQFSPVKVLCS; this is encoded by the exons ATGCAAAGCTATCATCACAATCGAAGCAGCAGCAGTAGCAGGAGGAGGAGCATTGTTCAACGGTCCAGATTCATCCTCCCTTGTTTCTCATCATCGCCACTCTCCCTCTTCGTCGTCCTCGCGGCCGCTGTTCCTTTCCCGATCTACTTCTCCGGTCTCCTCTCGTCTCTCTCCGGCAGAAACAACAAGGCGGCTTCAACCATG AGAGTGAACTCGAACATAGCTTCGACGAATATAACGTGTACCACTTTCAACGTCTTGGCTCCCATTTACAAACGCGTTGATCAACAG AATCAGAGCATTCGTGAGAGTCAGTTTCGCGCGCTTTGGTTAACTCGGAACCAAAAGATTTTGGATTTATTACTCAATCAGCGCTCTTCAGTCATTTCTCTCCAg GAAGTGTGGGTAGGGAATGAGGAACTGGTGAACATGTACCACGACCGCCTTGCCTCTGCTGGCTACACTACTTTCCAGCTTGCTAGAACTAACGCTCGTGGCGATG GTCTTTTAACAGCCATACATAAGGACTACTTTAAACTTGTTAATTATCGGGAGCTGCTTTTTAATGATTTTGGAGACCGTGTTGCTCAGCTCTTACATGTCAAGTCTATTGTTCCTTTCCCGCTTAATGAGAATCAAGATGTTCAGCAAGAGGTTCTTATAGTCAACACTCATCTCTTGTTCCCACATGATTCTAGTTTGTCTCTTGCAAGATTGCATCAG GTTTACAAAATTCTCGAATATCTGGAAGCTTACCAAAAGGAAAATAAACTTACTCACATGCCCATTATCCTCTGCGG TGACTGGAATGGAAGTAAGCGTGGGCATGTCTACAAGTTCTTGAGATCGCAAGGGTTCATATCATCATATGATGTTGCTCATCAGTATACGGACAGTGATGCTCATAGG TGGGTAAGCCATAGAAACCACAGGGGAAACATATGCGGAGTTGATTTCATATGGCTCTGTAACCCTTCTAGCAGCAATTCAAGAAAACCATTGAGAACAAGTTGGGTGGAAGCTGTTTTCAGCATTATCAAG TATCAAGTCCAGAAAGCTTCCATAGCTGAAGACAAGGCCTTTGCTTTTCTTGGGGAAAATAATCACAGTGATTCATTAACATACTCTGGCTTTTGCCAAGCACTTCAAAAG GTAAATCTAACGGGTATGCCACATGGGCTTAGCTTTCAAGAGACAAAAGAGCTGTGGGATCGAGCTGATATTGATGGAAATGGTGTCTTCGACTATGAAGAACTTAAg AAAATGTGGAACATGACAGTGATGGTTCAATCTGAAAACTGCAAAGAGAGCATGATGGAGACTaagaaagaagaaggagaagataaGGAAGAAGAAGCGATTGGACTGAAAGTGAAGAAAGCTGTTTTGTTCCCGGAAGAAGCAGAGAAAGGAATGTGGCCTGAGAATTACAATCTCTCCGATCATGCTTGTCTCACCGTACAATTCTCACCGGTCAAAGTGCTCTGTAGTTAA
- the LOC103844600 gene encoding uncharacterized protein LOC103844600, whose amino-acid sequence MNTEWEMDLDRKKTFFKCTKWQFEDTLDPINCPYHYFCDSNYAGDYPEIIDLLVFFFVTFSYLTTLLAVLKKVLSRTRRVREDDGVVADDDKAKRYLLPSGPLSLPLILLILAKGQRINTLFPISIFGPAILQLAQLSVLIFENNIEKEASFVFFEASTISGVLHASLYLDAVILPYYTGYDALVTSTFSGVCKSCICRKEALTVGGKIVAYRGWSSTSFLLVGVLCLRIICKLCREEAKRKKVFVIKNVVEGLAWIVLVRDCVYLAVISPVEEPVLFRVYVFGSVLVLICVHVISQVCCLVSRRQSKKTTNT is encoded by the coding sequence ATGAACACAGAATGGGAGATGGATTTGGATCGAAAGAAAACGTTTTTCAAATGCACAAAGTGGCAGTTCGAAGACACACTTGATCCTATCAACTGCCCTTACCACTACTTCTGCGACAGCAACTACGCCGGCGACTACCCTGAAATCATCGACcttcttgttttcttcttcgtcACGTTTTCTTACTTGACCACGCTACTCGCCGTCTTAAAGAAAGTACTATCAAGAACAAGAAGAGTCAGAGAAGATGATGGTGTTGTTGCTGATGATGATAAAGCGAAAAGGTACTTACTCCCTTCAGGTCCactctctcttcctctgatcCTCCTGATCCTCGCAAAAGGCCAAAGAATCAACACCCTTTTCCCCATATCCATCTTCGGACCAGCGATCCTGCAGCTAGCCCAGCTCTCTGTGCTCATATTCGAGAACAACATCGAAAAGGAAGCTAGCTTTGTTTTCTTCGAAGCCTCAACTATCTCCGGTGTTCTCCACGCGAGTCTTTACCTAGACGCTGTGATTCTCCCTTACTACACAGGGTACGATGCTCTCGTCACTTCGACGTTCTCCGGAGTCTGCAAGTCTTGCATCTGCAGGAAAGAGGCGTTGACGGTTGGTGGGAAGATTGTTGCGTACCGAGGATGGTCTAGTACATCGTTTTTGTTGGTTGGTGTTTTGTGTTTGAGGATTATATGCAAATTGTGTAGAGAGGAAGCGAAGAGGAAGAAAGTTTTTGTGATTAAGAATGTGGTGGAGGGGTTGGCGTGGATTGTTCTTGTAAGAGATTGCGTGTACTTGGCGGTTATATCTCCTGTTGAAGAGCCGGTCTTGTTTAGAGTTTATGTGTTTGGTTCTGTTCTCGTGTTGATATGTGTTCATGTAATCTCACAAGTGTGTTGTTTGGTTAGTCGGAGGCAGAGTAAAAAGACAACAAACACTTAA
- the LOC103844601 gene encoding translocase of chloroplast 33, chloroplastic, whose amino-acid sequence MGSPLVREWVGFQQFPAATQEKLIEFFSKLKQKDMNSLTVVVMGKGGVGKSSTVNSLIGEQVVRVSPFQAEGLRPVMVSRTMGGFTINIIDTPGLVEAGYVNHQALELIKGFLVNRTIDVLLYVDRLDVYRVDELDKQVVQAITQTFGKEIWCKTLLVLTHAQFSPPDDLSYETFSSKRSDSLLKTIRAGSKMRKQQFEDSAIEVVYAENSGRCSKNDKDEKALPNGEAWIPNLVKAITDVATNQKKAIHVDKKMVDGSYSDDKGKKLIPLIIAAQWLVVKMIQGAIRNDIKTSGKPL is encoded by the exons ATGGGGTCCCCTCTTGTTCGTGAATGGGTTGGGTTTCAGCAGTTTCCAGCAGCTACCCAAGAAAAGTTAATTGAATTCTTCTCCAAATTGAAGCAAAag GACATGAACTCTTTGACAGTTGTTGTAATGGGTAAAGGCGGTGTGGGAAAATCATCAACTGTCAACTCTCTTATTGGTGAACAAGTCGTCCGTGTCAGTCCTTTCCAG gctGAAGGGTTGAGGCCAGTGATGGTTTCAAGAACAATGGGAGGATTCACTATTAACATTATCGACACTCCTGGTCTTGTGGAAGCTGGTTACGTCAATCACCAAGCCCTCGAGTTAATCAAAGG GTTTCTTGTGAACAGGACCATAGATGTGTTGCTGTATGTTGATCGTCTGGATGTGTATAGAGTTGATGAGCTAGACAAGCAAGTTGTTCAAGCTATCACCCAAACTTTTGGGAAAGAGATTTGGTGCAAAACCTTGCTTGTTTTGACTCATGCTCAATTCTCCCCGCCTGATGATCTTTCCTACGAAACTTTTTCCTCCAAGAGATCGGATTCTCTCCTCAAAACTATCCGCGCTGGTTCTAAGATGCGTAAACAACAGTTTGAG GATTCTGCAATTGAGGTTGTATATGCGGAGAACAGTGGGAGATGCAGCAAGAATGACAAGGACGAAAAG GCTTTACCGAATGGTGAAGCGTGGATCCCGAACTTGGTTAAGGCGATAACCGATGTAGCTACGAATCAGAAGAAAGCTATTCATGTAGACAAGAAGATGGTTGATGGATCTTACTCTGATGACAAAGGCAAAAAACTCATCCCTCTTATCATTGCCGCTCAG TGGTTGGTCGTTAAGATGATCCAAGGAGCCATCAGAAATGACATCAAGACTAGTGGTAAGCCACTCTAA
- the LOC103844599 gene encoding mannan endo-1,4-beta-mannosidase 1 — translation MYIYNTNAYKCLSVSCCVNLFYQVGKSFTMLNTVPFFLFLLLFLVGNYRISVAEKAGFVGRNGTQFVLNGERVYLNGFNAYWMMTTAADTASKGRTTVTTALRQASTVGMNVARIWGFNEGDYLPLQISPGSYSEDVFKGLDFVVYEAGRYNIKLIISLVNNFEDFGGRKKYVEWAGLDEPDEFYTNSVVKQFYKNHVKTVLTRKNTITGRAYKEDPTIFSWELINEPRCNDSSGSTILQNWVKEMAGYVKSIDSNHLLEIGLEGFYGESKPERTVYNPGGAVLTGTDFISNNQIPEIDFATIHIYPDSWLPLQSSRTGEQDEFVDNWIGAHIQDCDSIIKKPLLITEFGKSSKFPGFSIEERNKFFKSVYDVIYDSARTGGSCTGGVFWQLTTNRTGLLGDGYEVFMQQGPNTTAKLIAEQSIKLKNLKCPPLVTHSAV, via the exons atgtatatatataacacaaaCGCATACAAATGTCTTTCAGTTTCATGCTGTGTCAATTTATTCTATCAAGTCGGCAAAAGCTTCACAATGTTAAACACCGTACCGTTTTTCCTTTTCCTTCTTCTGTTTCTCGTCGGCAACTACCGCATTAGCGTCGCCGAAAAGGCAGGGTTCGTCGGGAGAAACGGCACGCAGTTCGTGTTGAACGGAGAACGAGTTTACCTAAACGGCTTCAACGCTTATTGGATGATGACCACTGCTGCTGATACTGCGTCTAAAGGAAGAACCACCGTCACGACGGCGCTCCGGCAAGCCTCCACCGTTGGAATGAACGTTGCCAGGATTTGGGGTTTCAACGAAGGAGATTACCTTCCTCTTCAGATCTCTCCTGGCTCCTATAGTGAAGACGTTTTCAAG GGACTAGACTTTGTAGTCTATGAAGCTGGAAGATATAATATTAAGTTGATAATTAGTTTAGTCAATAATTTCGAAGATTTTGGAGGGAGAAAGAAATATGTGGAATGGGCCGGTTTAGATGAACCGGATGAGTTCTACACAAACTCGGTTGTCAAGCAGTTTTACAAGAACCACGTGAAG ACCGTGCTGACGAGGAAAAACACAATCACTGGTCGTGCTTACAAAGAAGACCCAACCATCTTTTCATGGGAGCTCATCAACGAACCTCGCTGTAACGATTCCAGTGGTTCTACCATCCTACAG AACTGGGTGAAGGAAATGGCAGGTTATGTGAAGTCCATAGACTCAAACCATCTACTCGAAATAGGACTGGAAGGATTCTATGGAGAATCTAAACCAGAAAGAACTGTTTACAATCCCGGCGGCGCGGTCTTAACCGGTACAGATTTCATCTCAAATAACCAAATTCCTGAGATCGATTTCGCCACTATTCATATATATCCAGATTCTTG GCTACCACTACAGAGCTCAAGGACAGGAGAACAAGATGAATTCGTGGACAACTGGATAGGAGCACACATCCAAGACTGTGACAGTATCATCAAGAAGCCTCTATTGATAACAGAGTTTGGTAAATCTTCGAAGTTTCCTGGTTTCAGCATAGAGGAACGCAACAAGTTTTTCAAGAGTGTGTATGATGTGATCTACGACAGTGCAAGAACTGGTGGCTCGTGTACTGGTGGAGTTTTCTGGCAGCTTACGACCAATAGAACTGGTCTGTTAGGTGACGGGTACGAGGTTTTCATGCAACAAGGTCCTAATACTACTGCTAAGCTTATCGCAGAGCAATCTATTAAATTGAAAAACCTCAAGTGTCCACCATTAGTCACACATAGTGCAGTATGA
- the LOC103844598 gene encoding protein COP1 SUPPRESSOR 2, with the protein MPPKRNFRKRPLEEEEEEDEQSKAASSEEEEKRRLALEEVKFLQKLRERKLGIPALSTAQNSTGKGKTAEKAEAEGEKEELVLQDTFAQETAVLIEDPNMVKYVEQELAKKRGKSLEDAEEVENELKRVEDELYKIPDHLKVKKRSSEESSTQWTTGIAEVQLPIEYKLKNIEETEAAKKLLQEKRLTGRPKSEFNIPSSYSADYFQRGKDYAEKLRREHPELYKDKGPRADGEGPKPSTTNNNATDSGNTRQAATDQIMMERFRKRERNRVMRR; encoded by the exons ATGCCGCCGAAGAGAAATTTCAGGAAACGTCCGttagaggaggaggaagaagaagatgagcaaAGTAAAGCAGCGAgctcagaagaagaagagaaacgaaG ATTGGCATTGGAAGAGGTGAAGTTTTTACAGAAGCTGAGAGAGAGGAAGCTAGGGATCCCAGCTTTGTCCACGGCGCAGAATAGCACGGGGAAAGGGAAAACAGCTGAGAAAGCTGAAGCGGAAGGAGAGAAAGAGGAGCTTGTGTTGCAGGATACTTTTGCTCAAGAGACTGCTGTTTTGATTGAAGATCCCAACAT GGTAAAGTACGTTGAACAAGAACTTGCTAAGAAAAGGGGGAAGAGTCTTGAGGATGCAGAGGAGGTTGAGAATGAGTTGAAGCGAGTGGAAGATGAGTTGTATAAGATCCCTGATCATCTTAAA GTTAAGAAGCGTAGCTCCGAAGAGAGCTCAACACAGTGGACTACTGGAATAGCTGAAGTGCAACTACCAATAGA ATACAAGCTGAAGAACATTGAAGAAACGGAAGCGGCCAAGAAGCTTCTTCAAGAGAAGAGGCTTACGGGTCGGCCAAAATCAGAGTTTAACATTCCGTCTAGTTACAGTGCAGATTATTTCCAACGCGGGAAAGATTATGCTGAAAAGCTTAGAAGAG AACATCCCGAGTTATACAAAGATAAAGGACCTCGAGCTGATGGGGAAGGACCTAAACCGTCTACTACTAACAATAATGCTACGGATTCAGGGAATACCAGACAAGCTGCAACTGACCAGATCATGATGGAACGGTTCCGCAAGAGAGAGCGTAACCGTGTGATGAGGAGATAA
- the LOC103844597 gene encoding germin-like protein subfamily 2 member 2 isoform X1, with protein MMNSKNFITIVLSCIIASIHAYDPDALQDLCVADKSHVYVAGTKLNGFPCKEMSNITSSDFFFAGISSPAVINSTMGSAVTGANVEKIPGLNTLSVSLARIDYAPGGLNPPHTHPRATEVVFVLEGELEVGFITTSNKLFSQTIKTGEVFVFPRGLVHFQKNNGKSPASVLCAFNSQLPGTVSVAATLFAADPALPEDVLTKTFQVGSKMVDKIKERLSTKK; from the exons ATGATGaattcaaaaaatttcattACCATCGTGCTATCTTGCATTATTGCTTCGATTCATGCATACGATCCCGATGCCCTTCAAGATCTCTGCGTTGCTGATAAATCTCATG TGTATGTTGCAGGAACCAAGTTGAACGGGTTCCCATGCAAAGAAATGTCAAACATCACATCGTCCGACTTTTTCTTCGCTGGAATCTCAAGCCCCGCCGTCATAAACTCCACAATGGGCTCAGCCGTGACGGGAGCCAACGTGGAGAAGATCCCAGGGCTCAACACTCTCTCAGTTTCCCTAGCACGTATAGACTACGCACCGGGTGGCCTAAACCCACCTCACACTCACCCACGCGCCACAGAAGTCGTTTTTGTCCTCGAAGGAGAGCTCGAAGTTGGGTTTATCACAACATCAAACAAGCTTTTCTCACAAACCATTAAGACTGGTGAAGTTTTTGTTTTCCCAAGAGGACTTGTCCATTTTCAAAAGAATAATGGAAAATCTCCGGCATCTGTTTTGTGTGCGTTTAATAGTCAGTTACCTGGAACGGTTTCTGTTGCGGCAACACTTTTTGCGGCCGATCCTGCTTTGCCGGAAGATGTGTTGACAAAGACATTTCAGGTGGGATCTAAGATGGTTGACAAGATTAAAGAAAGGCTCTCTACCAAGAAATAA
- the LOC103844597 gene encoding germin-like protein subfamily 2 member 2 isoform X2: MMNSKNFITIVLSCIIASIHAYDPDALQDLCVADKSHGTKLNGFPCKEMSNITSSDFFFAGISSPAVINSTMGSAVTGANVEKIPGLNTLSVSLARIDYAPGGLNPPHTHPRATEVVFVLEGELEVGFITTSNKLFSQTIKTGEVFVFPRGLVHFQKNNGKSPASVLCAFNSQLPGTVSVAATLFAADPALPEDVLTKTFQVGSKMVDKIKERLSTKK, translated from the exons ATGATGaattcaaaaaatttcattACCATCGTGCTATCTTGCATTATTGCTTCGATTCATGCATACGATCCCGATGCCCTTCAAGATCTCTGCGTTGCTGATAAATCTCATG GAACCAAGTTGAACGGGTTCCCATGCAAAGAAATGTCAAACATCACATCGTCCGACTTTTTCTTCGCTGGAATCTCAAGCCCCGCCGTCATAAACTCCACAATGGGCTCAGCCGTGACGGGAGCCAACGTGGAGAAGATCCCAGGGCTCAACACTCTCTCAGTTTCCCTAGCACGTATAGACTACGCACCGGGTGGCCTAAACCCACCTCACACTCACCCACGCGCCACAGAAGTCGTTTTTGTCCTCGAAGGAGAGCTCGAAGTTGGGTTTATCACAACATCAAACAAGCTTTTCTCACAAACCATTAAGACTGGTGAAGTTTTTGTTTTCCCAAGAGGACTTGTCCATTTTCAAAAGAATAATGGAAAATCTCCGGCATCTGTTTTGTGTGCGTTTAATAGTCAGTTACCTGGAACGGTTTCTGTTGCGGCAACACTTTTTGCGGCCGATCCTGCTTTGCCGGAAGATGTGTTGACAAAGACATTTCAGGTGGGATCTAAGATGGTTGACAAGATTAAAGAAAGGCTCTCTACCAAGAAATAA